Proteins co-encoded in one uncultured Draconibacterium sp. genomic window:
- the recQ gene encoding DNA helicase RecQ yields the protein MSKKVVLADELQRFFGFDRFKGQQEEAIKSVMDGKDTFVLMPTGGGKSLIYQLPALILDGTAIVISPLIALMKNQVDAIRSTHAEDSVAHFLNSSLSKAAITQVKEDVLAGKTKLLYVAPESLTKEENIEFLKQIKISFYAIDEAHCISEWGHDFRPEYRRIKSIVEEIGKSPMVALTATATAKVQHDIQKNLGILDAKVFKVSFNRENLYYEVRPKVQTETQIIKFIKQNEGKSGIIYCLSRKKVEELAETLQVNGIKALAYHAGMDAATRSGNQDKFLMEEVDVIVATIAFGMGIDKPDVRFVIHYDIPKSLEGYYQETGRAGRDGGEGQCITFYSYKDIQKLEKFMHGKPVAEQEIGKQLLLDTVSYAESAICRRIILLHYFGEHYRTDNCGNCDNCLNPKAQIEAKDDIVIALKAILEVNEKYKGDHIANILIGNSTAAIKSFKHYTLKSFGSGKEHDERFWNAVFRQLMVAGIINKDIENYGLLKVTEKGHEFLEKPHSFMLVKNHDYEEEGDSVVAGGAPSGGASGDPQLFAMLKDLRKKIAKKHDLPPFVIFQDPSLADMSIQYPITIEELQNIQGVGQGKARRYGKEFAKLIKSYVEENEIERPEDLVVRTVANKSKMKVFIIQSIDRKLSFDDIADSKGIEVSDVIGEVEAIVNSGTKLNIDYYIDDVIDEDHQDDIFEYFREAETDSIEDALEELGEEEYSEDDIRLMRVKFFSDMGN from the coding sequence ATGAGTAAAAAAGTTGTATTAGCAGACGAGTTGCAGCGTTTTTTTGGTTTTGACCGTTTTAAAGGTCAACAGGAGGAAGCGATTAAAAGTGTGATGGATGGAAAAGACACCTTTGTGTTGATGCCAACAGGTGGAGGAAAGTCGTTAATTTATCAGTTGCCGGCGTTAATTCTTGATGGCACTGCCATTGTGATTTCTCCTTTAATTGCCCTGATGAAAAATCAGGTAGATGCAATACGTAGTACGCATGCCGAAGACAGTGTTGCGCATTTCTTGAATTCTTCGCTGTCAAAAGCAGCCATAACACAGGTGAAGGAAGATGTGCTGGCCGGAAAAACAAAACTGCTTTATGTTGCTCCTGAGTCGTTGACAAAAGAAGAAAACATAGAGTTCCTTAAACAAATAAAGATATCGTTTTACGCCATTGACGAGGCTCATTGTATTTCGGAATGGGGACACGATTTCAGGCCGGAGTACAGACGGATAAAATCAATTGTTGAAGAAATTGGAAAATCTCCGATGGTGGCGTTAACGGCAACTGCAACTGCAAAGGTGCAGCACGATATTCAAAAAAACCTTGGCATTTTAGATGCAAAAGTTTTTAAGGTATCGTTTAATCGCGAGAATCTTTATTACGAAGTGCGGCCAAAGGTTCAAACCGAAACGCAGATCATAAAATTTATAAAACAGAACGAAGGCAAATCTGGTATTATCTATTGTTTGAGCCGGAAAAAAGTTGAGGAGCTGGCCGAAACCCTACAGGTGAACGGAATTAAAGCTCTTGCTTATCATGCCGGGATGGATGCTGCAACCCGCTCGGGTAATCAGGACAAATTTCTGATGGAAGAGGTGGACGTAATTGTTGCTACCATTGCTTTCGGTATGGGAATCGACAAGCCCGATGTTCGTTTTGTAATTCACTACGATATTCCTAAAAGTCTTGAAGGTTATTATCAGGAAACCGGGCGAGCCGGGCGTGATGGTGGCGAAGGACAATGTATTACTTTTTACAGTTATAAAGACATACAGAAACTGGAGAAGTTTATGCATGGGAAACCGGTTGCCGAGCAGGAAATTGGGAAACAGCTTTTGTTGGATACAGTTTCGTATGCCGAGTCGGCCATATGCCGCCGCATAATTTTGTTGCATTATTTTGGAGAGCACTACAGAACTGATAATTGTGGAAATTGTGATAACTGTCTGAATCCTAAAGCGCAAATTGAGGCCAAAGACGATATTGTTATCGCGCTAAAGGCAATTCTGGAAGTTAACGAGAAATACAAAGGCGACCATATAGCCAATATTCTGATTGGTAACAGCACTGCTGCCATAAAATCGTTCAAACATTACACACTAAAATCGTTTGGTTCAGGAAAAGAACACGACGAGCGTTTTTGGAATGCTGTGTTCCGCCAGTTGATGGTAGCCGGAATTATTAATAAAGACATTGAGAATTATGGACTGCTGAAAGTCACTGAAAAGGGACACGAGTTTCTGGAAAAACCGCATAGTTTTATGTTGGTGAAAAATCATGACTATGAAGAAGAAGGAGATTCAGTAGTTGCAGGAGGTGCCCCATCAGGAGGCGCCAGTGGCGATCCACAGCTGTTTGCCATGTTAAAAGATCTGCGAAAAAAGATCGCCAAAAAGCATGATCTTCCTCCGTTTGTAATTTTTCAGGATCCGTCGTTGGCCGATATGTCTATCCAGTACCCGATAACTATCGAGGAGTTGCAAAATATTCAGGGAGTTGGACAAGGTAAAGCACGTCGGTATGGAAAAGAGTTCGCGAAGCTTATAAAGTCGTATGTGGAAGAGAATGAAATTGAACGTCCTGAAGATTTGGTGGTGCGCACAGTGGCCAATAAATCGAAAATGAAGGTGTTCATTATTCAGAGTATTGACCGCAAATTGTCGTTTGATGATATTGCCGACTCAAAAGGAATTGAAGTGAGCGACGTGATTGGTGAAGTGGAGGCTATTGTGAATTCCGGGACTAAATTAAATATTGATTACTACATTGATGATGTGATTGATGAAGATCATCAGGATGATATTTTTGAATATTTTCGCGAGGCTGAAACCGACTCCATAGAGGATGCACTGGAAGAATTAGGCGAAGAAGAATACTCTGAAGATGACATTCGTTTAATGCGCGTGAAGTTCTTCTCCGACATGGGTAACTAA
- the tatC gene encoding twin-arginine translocase subunit TatC — protein MSEEHTTKKQGDESSKEEMSFLEHLEILRWHIIRSSAAIVLFAIVAFVMKSFIFDVVILSPRMPDFWTNRMFAKLGDLVGSEALKINQVPLKMQSIKIAGQFSTHIMVSIIAGFILASPVVFYEFWRFIKPALYETERKHAGGAVFFTSILFLMGVLFGYFLIVPLSIHFLGTYQVSSEVENTINLRSYIGSVTSISLAAGVVFLLPIFSYFLSKVGLLTPEFMKTYRRHAYVIMLLLSAIITPPDIFSQIMVCFPLVFLYEIGIVISRRVVKNREKEMEAM, from the coding sequence ATGAGCGAAGAGCATACTACAAAGAAACAAGGGGACGAAAGTTCAAAAGAAGAAATGTCCTTTCTTGAACACCTGGAGATACTTCGTTGGCACATTATCCGGTCATCGGCGGCCATTGTTCTTTTTGCCATCGTCGCATTTGTTATGAAATCGTTTATTTTCGATGTGGTTATCCTCAGCCCGAGAATGCCCGATTTTTGGACCAATCGTATGTTTGCCAAACTTGGCGACCTGGTAGGATCGGAGGCTTTAAAAATTAACCAGGTACCATTAAAAATGCAAAGTATAAAAATTGCAGGGCAGTTTTCTACACATATTATGGTATCGATAATTGCCGGCTTTATTTTGGCATCGCCTGTTGTTTTCTACGAATTCTGGCGTTTTATAAAACCCGCGCTGTACGAAACCGAACGCAAACATGCTGGCGGTGCGGTGTTCTTCACATCCATTCTTTTTTTAATGGGCGTATTGTTTGGCTACTTTTTAATTGTGCCTTTATCCATTCACTTTTTAGGCACCTACCAGGTAAGTAGCGAAGTTGAAAACACCATTAATCTTCGTTCATATATTGGATCGGTAACATCCATCTCATTGGCAGCCGGAGTTGTTTTCCTTTTACCCATTTTCTCTTATTTTTTGAGCAAAGTAGGACTGCTTACCCCGGAATTTATGAAAACATACCGTCGTCATGCGTATGTAATCATGTTGTTACTTTCAGCAATTATCACTCCCCCCGATATTTTTAGCCAAATTATGGTTTGTTTCCCGTTGGTTTTCCTTTACGAAATTGGAATTGTAATTTCGCGGCGTGTAGTTAAAAATCGTGAAAAAGAGATGGAAGCCATGTAA
- the lptB gene encoding LPS export ABC transporter ATP-binding protein, producing MILRAENIVKKYRKRTVVKGVSFQVEQGEIVGLLGPNGAGKTTSFYMIVGLIQPFSGKIFLDDKEITKLPVYKRAQRGIGYLAQEASVFRKLSIEDNIRAVLEMTDYSKEYQKEKLETLLDEFSLQHIRKSKGIQLSGGERRRTEIARALAIDPKFILLDEPFAGVDPIAVEDIQQIVMQLKEKNIGVLITDHNVHETLRITDRSYLLFEGNILKAGTADELAADEDVRRVYLGQNFELR from the coding sequence ATGATTCTTCGAGCAGAAAACATCGTTAAAAAATACCGAAAAAGAACCGTAGTAAAAGGAGTTAGTTTTCAGGTTGAACAAGGCGAAATAGTGGGATTACTAGGTCCAAACGGAGCAGGTAAAACCACATCTTTTTATATGATTGTTGGATTGATTCAACCCTTTTCAGGAAAAATCTTTCTCGATGATAAAGAAATTACAAAACTTCCGGTGTACAAAAGAGCACAGCGAGGCATTGGTTATCTGGCACAGGAAGCCTCAGTTTTCCGAAAGTTGAGTATAGAAGATAATATCAGGGCTGTTCTGGAAATGACCGACTATTCGAAAGAATACCAAAAAGAAAAACTGGAAACATTGCTTGATGAATTTAGTTTGCAGCACATTCGGAAAAGTAAAGGTATTCAGCTCTCGGGGGGTGAACGACGCCGAACAGAAATTGCACGAGCACTGGCCATCGACCCTAAATTTATTTTACTTGATGAACCGTTTGCCGGAGTTGACCCGATTGCAGTGGAAGACATTCAACAAATTGTAATGCAGCTAAAAGAAAAAAACATTGGCGTATTAATTACCGACCATAATGTACACGAAACGTTGCGTATTACAGACCGTTCGTATCTCCTGTTTGAAGGCAATATCCTAAAAGCCGGAACAGCTGATGAATTGGCTGCCGATGAAGATGTACGCCGTGTATACCTCGGTCAGAACTTCGAATTACGCTAG
- the rpsT gene encoding 30S ribosomal protein S20, with protein MAHHKSALKRIRQDEKKRVHNKYYAKTTRNAIKALRNATDKAEAEKMYPSVVAMIDKLAKRNIIHKNKAANLKSKLSTQVNSL; from the coding sequence ATGGCACATCATAAGTCAGCATTAAAAAGAATTCGTCAAGACGAAAAAAAGAGAGTACACAACAAGTACTACGCAAAAACTACACGTAATGCAATTAAAGCTTTGCGTAATGCTACTGATAAAGCTGAAGCAGAAAAAATGTATCCTTCAGTTGTTGCTATGATTGATAAACTAGCGAAACGCAATATCATTCATAAAAACAAAGCTGCAAACTTAAAATCGAAATTATCCACTCAGGTTAATTCGTTGTAA
- the radC gene encoding DNA repair protein RadC yields MGEYKKLNIKDWAVEDRPREKLLSKGPRSLSDAELIAILIGSGNIEETAVELSRRILASADNNLNELGRKSIDFLIKFQGIGEAKAVTIAAALELGKRRKEADVFNKKQITGSKDAAEYFQPMLSDLNHEEFWILLLNRGNRIIDSFMVSQGGISGTVIDVRLILKNALDKMASAIILCHNHPSGTMQASNADLNITRKIKSAAEIMDISVLDHIIIGQNNYLSLADEGMLN; encoded by the coding sequence ATGGGAGAATACAAAAAATTAAATATAAAAGACTGGGCTGTTGAAGATCGTCCGCGCGAAAAATTACTAAGCAAAGGACCACGGTCGCTAAGCGATGCCGAACTCATTGCCATTTTAATTGGCTCGGGGAATATTGAAGAAACAGCCGTTGAACTCTCCAGACGCATTTTAGCATCGGCCGACAATAACCTAAACGAACTAGGCCGAAAAAGCATCGATTTTCTTATCAAGTTTCAGGGAATTGGCGAAGCAAAAGCCGTAACCATTGCAGCTGCTCTGGAGTTGGGCAAGCGCCGAAAAGAGGCTGATGTATTCAATAAAAAGCAAATTACCGGCAGTAAAGATGCAGCTGAATATTTCCAGCCCATGCTTAGCGATTTAAATCACGAAGAGTTTTGGATTTTGCTGCTTAACCGCGGCAACCGCATTATCGACTCGTTTATGGTGAGCCAGGGCGGAATTTCAGGAACAGTAATCGATGTTCGGCTGATATTAAAAAATGCGTTGGATAAAATGGCCAGTGCCATTATTCTCTGTCACAACCATCCTTCAGGAACTATGCAGGCATCAAATGCCGATCTGAATATTACCCGTAAAATTAAAAGTGCGGCTGAAATCATGGATATATCGGTGCTCGACCATATTATTATTGGCCAGAACAATTACCTGAGTTTAGCCGACGAAGGAATGTTAAACTAA
- a CDS encoding polysaccharide deacetylase family protein, with product MILFYSDEVNPRIEYIAKLIFSNILQTEIAFTQNSAEFRKSEIPKINYSHEKFGNEFYIKPHKLIFQNALIKPTINSVWYEGKKYFCETSKDSDLPFDPFAASFYLVTRHEEYVDKNRDKLGRYPYQNSILAKYNLLQKPVVNIWAKLLAKLLKEKYPEFNYIESKFKFISTIDVDNAYAYQNKGFLRTTAAWAKSLIKGNRQDTIKRKRVLGGKESDPYDTYAYLDSVFAGNEDKVKFFFLLGDYGKYDKNIAYSNKEYRELIKKTAEKYDVGIHPSFGSSKKKGKKKVRIEKQRLEEIIGKNISKSRQHYLRLKFPKTYTRLIKAGIEEDYTLGYSAQPGFRGGICTPYCFYDLKHESVTNLKIIPFNIMDGTLRYYLQLPPEKAFEEIKKIMQEVKNVGGTFVSVWHNETVNDLGTWKGFRKVFEQMNKLGFEWANK from the coding sequence ATGATACTTTTTTATTCCGACGAAGTTAACCCACGAATTGAGTACATAGCAAAACTGATCTTCTCAAACATTTTGCAAACGGAAATTGCGTTTACTCAAAATTCTGCGGAGTTTCGAAAGTCGGAAATTCCAAAGATTAACTATTCGCACGAAAAATTTGGCAACGAATTTTACATCAAACCACACAAGCTCATTTTTCAGAATGCACTTATAAAACCAACAATTAATTCGGTTTGGTACGAGGGTAAAAAATATTTCTGCGAAACGTCCAAAGACTCTGATCTACCTTTCGATCCTTTTGCAGCTTCGTTTTACCTGGTTACCCGCCACGAGGAATATGTAGATAAAAACCGCGACAAGTTGGGGCGTTATCCTTATCAAAATAGTATTCTTGCAAAATATAATCTGCTGCAAAAACCTGTGGTAAATATCTGGGCAAAACTGCTGGCAAAACTACTGAAAGAGAAATACCCGGAGTTTAACTACATCGAATCAAAGTTTAAGTTTATCTCAACCATCGATGTAGATAATGCCTACGCCTATCAAAACAAAGGTTTTCTGCGTACAACAGCAGCCTGGGCAAAGTCGCTAATAAAAGGAAACAGACAAGACACCATAAAACGAAAACGGGTTTTAGGAGGTAAAGAATCCGATCCGTACGACACCTACGCTTACCTCGACAGCGTATTTGCAGGGAACGAGGATAAAGTAAAATTCTTCTTTTTACTAGGCGATTACGGGAAGTACGACAAAAACATTGCCTACTCCAACAAAGAATACCGCGAACTAATAAAAAAGACAGCCGAAAAATACGACGTGGGTATTCACCCCTCGTTTGGCAGTAGCAAGAAAAAAGGTAAAAAGAAAGTAAGAATTGAAAAACAACGCCTGGAAGAAATTATTGGCAAAAATATTTCCAAAAGTCGCCAGCACTACTTACGCCTCAAATTCCCAAAAACATACACCCGCTTAATAAAAGCCGGAATTGAAGAAGATTACACATTGGGTTATTCTGCCCAACCGGGATTCAGAGGTGGTATTTGTACGCCTTATTGTTTCTACGACCTAAAACACGAATCGGTAACCAACCTGAAAATTATACCATTCAATATTATGGATGGAACGCTGCGTTACTACCTTCAACTTCCTCCTGAAAAAGCTTTTGAAGAAATAAAGAAGATTATGCAGGAAGTTAAAAATGTTGGCGGTACATTTGTAAGTGTCTGGCACAACGAAACCGTAAACGATTTAGGAACATGGAAAGGTTTCAGAAAAGTGTTTGAACAGATGAACAAACTCGGGTTTGAATGGGCGAATAAGTAA
- a CDS encoding polysaccharide deacetylase family protein yields the protein MRHFPRFVSKKLSPLFSTRKLLAARSPLFLPFYHTVSNEPLPHILNYPVIDKKRFKQELDFYLKYFNPVSLEELTKTPQPNSFHLSFDDGLKECAEIIAPILLQKGIPATFFVNSAFIDNKELFHRYKASLIANEMRTQPDAEVENYLYENGISLKALLQTPFSKREILDHAAELLEIDFQSFLETQKPYMTTSQIKELYNKGFSIGGHSHRHPEFWKISQKKQLKQVKKSMKWVEENINPKVKAFAFPFTDDGVSGKLIKKIHDKGFCDISFGTAGVKYDKISNHFQRYPAEQKGDFEWNVKAEFLYFKLRRIVGKATVKH from the coding sequence ATGAGGCATTTTCCACGTTTCGTAAGTAAAAAACTGAGCCCGCTGTTTTCAACCCGAAAACTCTTGGCAGCGAGATCGCCTCTTTTTTTACCCTTTTACCACACCGTTAGCAACGAGCCTTTACCACACATTTTAAATTACCCGGTTATTGATAAAAAACGATTTAAGCAGGAACTCGATTTTTATTTGAAGTATTTTAATCCGGTTTCGTTGGAAGAGCTAACAAAGACACCCCAGCCTAACAGCTTTCATTTGAGTTTTGATGACGGCCTGAAAGAGTGTGCCGAAATAATTGCACCGATTCTTTTACAGAAAGGAATACCGGCTACTTTTTTTGTGAATAGTGCTTTTATCGACAACAAAGAACTTTTTCATCGATACAAAGCCAGTTTAATTGCCAACGAAATGCGCACCCAACCCGATGCCGAAGTGGAGAATTACCTGTACGAAAACGGGATTTCGTTAAAGGCCTTATTGCAAACTCCATTCTCAAAGCGAGAAATACTCGATCATGCAGCAGAGTTACTTGAAATCGATTTTCAGTCGTTTCTTGAAACACAAAAACCTTACATGACGACATCCCAGATTAAAGAGTTGTATAACAAAGGTTTTTCCATTGGTGGGCATAGTCATAGGCACCCGGAATTCTGGAAGATTTCGCAGAAAAAACAATTAAAGCAGGTAAAAAAAAGTATGAAGTGGGTGGAAGAAAATATCAATCCTAAAGTGAAAGCATTTGCATTTCCTTTTACCGATGATGGTGTTTCCGGTAAACTGATAAAAAAAATACACGACAAGGGATTCTGCGACATTAGTTTTGGGACAGCCGGCGTAAAATACGACAAAATCTCCAACCATTTTCAACGCTACCCTGCCGAACAAAAAGGCGATTTTGAATGGAATGTAAAAGCAGAATTTCTTTACTTTAAACTGCGTAGAATAGTTGGCAAAGCAACCGTAAAACATTGA
- a CDS encoding GNAT family N-acetyltransferase, which produces MTLQVKKIRLSELENFVNSKEFQNYEVVPISAIRAQSYLANPHAQPDDIVLFLGFIENKLVAFRSVFADTLNSNGQQIRFGWCSGAWVHKIHRGKGYSQKLLSESFTDWNEKLVFTNYAPKAEKTIIYNNSFFAIHQFEGVRLYLYIKTKQLFRVKINPFTKVIFRVIDFFIALIIRFISAFYSPQKNTEILFIETEKPDKKCFEFLKSRADSSVFNRGENKLKWIFEYPWISQQNTIDDSRYPFSSYSKNFYYKTVIVKRKNKMLGFFIFSVREGHLKTLYFSFTEDCTKEIAAFLKKYCLPHKIEYATVYKKQLASELLSRKFPFLYAKRYGQKIYSTFQVSNKKQLTFQDGDGDVFFT; this is translated from the coding sequence TTGACTTTACAGGTAAAAAAAATACGACTAAGCGAGTTGGAAAACTTTGTAAACAGCAAAGAGTTTCAAAATTACGAAGTGGTTCCCATCTCTGCAATTCGCGCCCAATCGTATCTTGCCAATCCACACGCACAACCTGATGACATTGTACTTTTTCTGGGCTTTATAGAAAACAAACTGGTCGCTTTTCGAAGCGTTTTTGCCGACACGCTTAATTCGAATGGTCAGCAAATTCGTTTTGGTTGGTGCAGCGGAGCATGGGTACACAAAATACATCGCGGAAAAGGCTACTCACAAAAGCTTCTATCTGAATCTTTTACCGACTGGAATGAGAAACTGGTGTTTACAAATTATGCACCCAAAGCAGAAAAAACGATAATTTACAACAACTCGTTTTTCGCCATTCATCAATTTGAAGGAGTACGCCTGTATTTATATATAAAAACAAAACAACTGTTTAGGGTAAAGATCAATCCTTTTACAAAGGTAATTTTCCGTGTCATCGACTTTTTTATTGCCTTAATCATTCGTTTTATTTCAGCATTTTACTCCCCCCAAAAAAACACTGAAATATTATTCATCGAAACTGAAAAACCAGATAAAAAGTGCTTCGAGTTTTTAAAATCCAGGGCTGATAGCAGTGTTTTCAACCGAGGCGAAAACAAATTAAAGTGGATATTTGAATATCCCTGGATCTCGCAACAAAATACTATTGACGACTCCCGTTATCCATTCTCATCCTACTCGAAAAATTTTTATTACAAAACAGTAATAGTGAAGCGCAAAAACAAAATGCTGGGCTTTTTTATTTTTTCGGTACGCGAAGGTCATTTAAAAACACTGTATTTTTCTTTCACCGAAGATTGTACGAAAGAAATTGCCGCCTTTTTAAAAAAATATTGTCTGCCCCACAAAATTGAGTACGCAACCGTCTACAAAAAACAACTGGCAAGCGAGCTTTTAAGCAGAAAATTCCCATTTTTGTACGCGAAAAGATACGGGCAAAAAATATACAGTACTTTTCAGGTATCAAATAAAAAGCAACTAACATTTCAGGACGGTGATGGAGATGTCTTCTTCACCTAA
- the upp gene encoding uracil phosphoribosyltransferase, with the protein MNVRVLGHSHSILDQYLAEIRDTGIQTDPLRFRDNLNRIGEIFAYEISKEMHFEITNVTTPLGVAKVPKLCQQPVLATILRAGLAMHNGLLRIFDRAENCFISAFRKYTEGGEFEIEFEYMASPSLDDKVVILSDPMLASGKSMEIGYEALFSKGKPAHIHLVAIIASKEGVEYMKNAIKDENVTLWLGAVDPEMTPKSYIVPGLGDAGDLAFGEKIDSK; encoded by the coding sequence ATGAACGTTCGAGTTTTAGGCCATAGCCACTCCATTTTAGATCAATACCTGGCAGAGATCCGCGATACAGGAATTCAAACCGACCCACTTCGTTTTCGTGATAACCTTAACCGAATTGGTGAGATTTTTGCTTACGAAATAAGCAAAGAAATGCACTTTGAAATTACCAATGTTACAACCCCACTGGGAGTTGCAAAAGTTCCGAAATTATGCCAACAACCGGTTTTAGCAACTATTTTGCGTGCCGGATTGGCCATGCACAATGGTCTGCTGCGTATTTTCGACCGGGCAGAAAACTGTTTTATTTCGGCCTTTAGGAAATATACCGAAGGAGGCGAGTTTGAAATTGAATTTGAATACATGGCTTCGCCTTCACTTGACGATAAAGTGGTTATACTTTCTGATCCGATGCTGGCCTCCGGGAAATCAATGGAAATTGGTTACGAGGCATTGTTTAGCAAAGGAAAACCGGCACACATTCATCTGGTGGCAATTATTGCCAGCAAAGAAGGTGTAGAATATATGAAGAATGCTATTAAAGACGAAAATGTTACTTTATGGCTTGGCGCTGTCGATCCTGAAATGACTCCCAAATCGTATATCGTTCCAGGCTTGGGTGATGCCGGAGATTTGGCATTTGGCGAAAAAATCGATTCAAAATAA
- a CDS encoding FAD-binding oxidoreductase yields MTIDMKPEVQLDTNYYKVVGIRKLTEHTFVLSLPKSRFEFVAGQHVSLSITGDYQSREYSIYSAEKGENLEVLVKEVEGGYFSPKLKHLKVGDMVEVHGPFGKFGLDEKNKDTHKHIFIASGTGIAPFHSMVKSNPGLNYQLIHGVRYAEEGYEHEDYNNENYTLCTSRDKSGDFNGRVTDYLKKTDFDKNTCFYLCGNSDMIFDSMEILSDKGFGRENITVEVYF; encoded by the coding sequence ATGACAATTGATATGAAACCAGAAGTACAGCTTGATACGAATTATTATAAGGTTGTTGGAATCAGAAAATTAACTGAGCACACTTTTGTGTTGTCGTTACCAAAAAGTCGCTTCGAATTTGTTGCCGGGCAACATGTGTCGTTGTCGATTACAGGCGACTATCAGAGCCGCGAATACTCGATTTACAGTGCCGAAAAGGGAGAAAACCTGGAGGTATTGGTGAAAGAAGTTGAAGGTGGTTACTTTTCTCCAAAACTAAAGCACCTGAAAGTTGGAGACATGGTAGAAGTACACGGTCCTTTCGGGAAATTTGGTTTGGATGAGAAAAATAAAGATACGCACAAGCATATTTTCATTGCCAGCGGAACCGGAATTGCACCCTTTCATAGTATGGTGAAAAGTAATCCGGGGCTGAACTACCAGTTAATACACGGAGTTCGTTATGCTGAAGAAGGCTACGAGCATGAAGATTACAATAACGAGAATTACACGCTTTGCACATCGCGCGATAAAAGTGGCGATTTTAATGGCAGGGTAACTGATTACCTGAAAAAGACAGATTTTGATAAAAATACCTGTTTTTACCTTTGTGGAAACAGCGATATGATCTTCGACTCGATGGAGATTTTAAGCGACAAAGGATTTGGAAGAGAGAATATTACCGTTGAGGTATATTTTTAA
- a CDS encoding flavodoxin domain-containing protein has protein sequence MKTLITYCTTHGCTEKTASELKQFLGGEVLLANLKKEPVPDLSSFDQLIVGGSIHAGHIQKKVKYFCTQNIDVLKNIELGLFICCMEKSEKAEIQLQDAYPNSLLHSAKATACLGGEFNFDKMNFFQKMIVKKVAKVDNSVSQINHDAIKRFSQQMNQIFNPFMFFV, from the coding sequence ATGAAAACATTAATCACCTACTGCACCACTCATGGATGTACCGAAAAAACAGCCTCCGAACTAAAACAGTTTTTGGGAGGCGAAGTGTTGCTGGCTAACCTAAAAAAAGAACCGGTTCCTGATCTTTCTTCTTTTGATCAGCTAATTGTTGGAGGCTCTATTCATGCCGGACATATCCAGAAAAAAGTAAAGTATTTTTGTACTCAGAATATTGACGTGCTAAAAAATATAGAACTGGGATTATTTATATGCTGCATGGAAAAAAGTGAGAAAGCTGAAATCCAATTGCAGGATGCCTATCCCAACAGCCTATTACATAGCGCTAAAGCAACAGCCTGCCTGGGAGGGGAATTTAACTTTGATAAGATGAATTTCTTTCAGAAAATGATTGTAAAGAAAGTTGCCAAAGTGGATAACAGCGTCTCGCAGATTAACCACGATGCCATAAAACGTTTCTCTCAGCAGATGAACCAGATTTTTAATCCGTTTATGTTTTTTGTTTAG